A single window of Liolophura sinensis isolate JHLJ2023 chromosome 6, CUHK_Ljap_v2, whole genome shotgun sequence DNA harbors:
- the LOC135467289 gene encoding neuropeptide Y receptor type 5-like — MPFTLLKLTMKNWPLGKIMCKIVPFVHMTDVFVSTATIVAIAVYRHRCIVYAKKKSSSKRTIVYTLVMLWAISLALSLPVFIFSEVRPIQMMHTLVRYDICMEVWPSGKIRGLYTILLVVVQYLLPLVVISILHSRICHFLRLRITENPITRRNFERSLRAIHRHRKNMTILTSIAMTFGITWLPLTVLNIMADYDYRIFLESNFNLAYAICHLTAMLSASLNPIIYGGLNPNFREEFLSVLLCTRLRSRKGEDSIDEGVFNLRVIGMDGSTPSKSSSGTNYRSIVFNSG, encoded by the coding sequence CTAGGTAAAATCATGTGTAAGATCGTGCCTTTTGTTCATATGACGGACGTTTTTGTCTCCACGGCTACCATTGTAGCCATTGCGGTTTATCGACATCGCTGCATCGTGTACGCCAAGAAAAAGTCCTCGTCCAAACGGACGATCGTATACACGTTAGTGATGTTGTGGGCCATCTCTCTGGCTCTCTCTCTCCCAGTGTTCATCTTCTCAGAGGTTAGACCCATACAGATGATGCACACCTTGGTCCGCTATGATATATGCATGGAAGTCTGGCCCTCCGGTAAGATTCGAGGTCTTTACACCATTTTGCTGGTTGTAGTTCAGTATCTTCTGCCGCTTGTAGTCATCAGCATTTTGCATAGCAGAATTTGCCACTTCCTGCGTCTGCGAATCACGGAAAATCCCATCACACGGCGAAATTTCGAGAGGTCTTTGAGAGCCATCCATCGGCATCGGAAAAACATGACCATTCTCACGTCCATTGCGATGACCTTTGGGATCACGTGGTTGCCGTTAACCGTTCTGAACATTATGGCCGATTACGACTACCGTATTTTTCTAGAAAGCAACTTTAATCTGGCCTACGCTATCTGTCACCTGACCGCCATGTTGTCGGCCTCGCTGAACCCAATCATATATGGAGGACTTAATCCTAACTTCAGAGAGGAGTTTTTGTCGGTGCTTCTTTGTACGAGACTGCGTTCAAGGAAAGGCGAGGATTCAATCGACGAAGGTGTCTTTAATCTGCGTGTAATAGGAATGGATGGATCGACTCCATCCAAATCGTCCAGTGGCACGAACTACAGGAGTATTGTATTCAACAGCGGTTGA